Within the Microbacterium sp. CGR2 genome, the region TGGCATCGCGGTAGCTGCGCTTCAGCGCGGAGCACGCGACCACGATGCGTTCGCTCGCGCGAAGCGTCTCCCCCACGAGTGCCAGCCACGGCATCCGGTCGTCGTCGTCGAGCGGAATGCCGGCCGCCATCTTGGCGACGTTGCTCGGGGGATGCAGATCGTCTCCGTCGACGAAGGCCGCCCCGAGACGCTCAGCCAAGGCGAGCCCGACGGTCGACTTCCCGGAGCCGCTCGGCCCCATCACCACGATGCGCACAGGAGCGCTTTCGGCTGCCACGAGGCTCAGTAGAACTCGACGGTGTCGACCACCGCGCGCAGTTCGTCTCCGTCCAGAAGTCGTGTGGCGTTCTCGGCGAATCGGCGGGCGATCCGCTCCTCTTCCTGCGAGCTGAGCGCTGCCGTGTGCGGGCTGACGAGAACGTTCGGATGCGACCAGAGAGGGGAAGCCGGATCCAGCGGCTCCTGCTCGAAGACATCGAGGCCCGCGAACGCGATGCGTCCGTCGTCGAGGGCCGCGAGCAGAGCGTCTTCGTCGATGACCGTCCCGCGGCCGACGTTGGTGAGGATCGCCCCGGGCTTGACAGCGTCGAAGACCTCTTCCCCGATCAAGTGGTGCGTCTGGTCTGTGCCGGGGAGAGTCACCACGATCGCGTCCACTTCACCGACCGCGTCGGCGAGGCGATCCAGGGGAACGAGCCGGTCGACGCCGTCGACGGGCTC harbors:
- a CDS encoding gluconokinase, producing MGPSGSGKSTVGLALAERLGAAFVDGDDLHPPSNVAKMAAGIPLDDDDRMPWLALVGETLRASERIVVACSALKRSYRDAIRAGEPDAFFAELAVGRSVLAERVKLRSAHFMPASLLDSQLLTLEPLEPDERGIRVDESAGVVEAVALIGGAAGVTLA